The following are from one region of the Verrucomicrobiota bacterium genome:
- a CDS encoding DUF1552 domain-containing protein codes for MLELKGTRSTAADRRKSADNRALLDLVLDDANRLRHRLGRDDQFKLDEYLDSVRDVERRLEFFAKPDPREWRPSAQPGEELAAPAGAPGDHQQHVRLMLDLIALAFQTDSTRISTFMFANDVSGKNFSALIPGVRGGHHEYSHHQNKPEKYEPYSKINRWHCEQLAYLLNKLRSVQEGERTLLDNSMIFFGSSFSDGNRHDPNNLPVILAGRAGGKLDTGRHIASPKGTLLCNLYVPMLERMGTPVEAFGDSTGALEIG; via the coding sequence ATTTTGGAGCTCAAAGGCACTCGCTCAACCGCCGCGGACCGCCGCAAATCTGCCGACAACCGTGCCTTGCTGGACCTGGTGCTGGATGATGCCAATCGTCTCCGCCACCGCCTGGGCCGCGACGACCAGTTCAAACTCGATGAGTATTTGGATTCAGTTCGCGACGTGGAAAGGCGTTTGGAATTCTTCGCTAAGCCCGATCCGCGCGAGTGGCGCCCTTCGGCTCAACCGGGCGAAGAACTCGCGGCTCCGGCGGGCGCGCCGGGCGATCACCAGCAGCACGTCCGTTTGATGCTCGATTTGATCGCGCTGGCTTTCCAAACCGATTCCACGCGGATCAGCACGTTCATGTTCGCGAACGACGTTTCGGGCAAAAACTTTTCGGCGTTGATTCCCGGCGTGCGCGGCGGCCACCACGAATACAGCCATCACCAGAACAAGCCCGAGAAATACGAGCCGTACTCGAAGATCAACCGCTGGCATTGCGAGCAGCTTGCTTATTTGTTGAACAAACTCCGCTCAGTGCAGGAAGGAGAACGGACGTTGCTGGATAACTCGATGATTTTCTTCGGCTCCAGCTTTTCCGACGGCAATCGCCACGACCCGAACAATCTTCCCGTGATCCTGGCCGGACGCGCGGGTGGAAAGCTCGACACAGGCCGGCACATCGCCAGCCCGAAAGGCACGTTGCTCTGCAATCTCTACGTTCCGATGCTCGAACGAATGGGCACACCGGTGGAAGCGTTTGGGGATAGCACCGGAGCGTTGGAGATTGGGTAG